One region of Acidobacteriota bacterium genomic DNA includes:
- a CDS encoding cysteine desulfurase — translation MAYFDHHATTPCDPDAVEKMLPFFTEGYGNPSAITHVQGRAAAMAVREARERIASFFGVAADCVIFTAGATESNNLVIRSLVSEGAHVVTSAVEHKSVLEPIRTLERSGAAVTVIDVDSQGFVDPARIESAIEARTKLVTIGWANGEIGTIQPVEQIARLCREKNVPFHTDATQAVGKIETDLSVVPCDYLSMSAHKCYGPKGVGALVARKPMRLTAMMEGGGQERKLRSGTLNVPGIVGMAAALDLRKQRMTSEAEKLRELRDALVDCLDSIGGVSINGPADEDHRLPGNLSFTLERVDAEAFIMAMEKFALSTGSACSSGDRQPSHVLRAIGLDDRAALSTIRVGLGRGNTMDEVAAFCADAARLIPKLREMEL, via the coding sequence ATGGCCTACTTCGACCACCATGCAACGACTCCCTGCGATCCGGACGCGGTGGAGAAAATGTTGCCCTTCTTCACGGAGGGGTACGGCAACCCGTCGGCGATCACTCACGTTCAGGGGCGGGCGGCGGCCATGGCCGTCCGGGAGGCTCGGGAGCGGATCGCAAGCTTCTTCGGAGTAGCGGCCGACTGCGTGATCTTCACGGCCGGAGCCACCGAGTCGAACAATCTCGTCATCCGGAGCCTCGTCAGCGAAGGTGCCCACGTCGTCACTTCAGCCGTCGAGCACAAATCGGTCCTCGAACCGATCCGGACACTCGAGCGTTCAGGTGCGGCCGTCACGGTGATCGACGTCGACTCCCAGGGTTTCGTCGATCCCGCGCGGATCGAGAGCGCGATCGAAGCGCGAACGAAGCTCGTCACGATCGGCTGGGCAAACGGAGAGATCGGAACCATCCAGCCTGTCGAGCAGATCGCCCGGCTCTGCCGCGAGAAGAACGTTCCCTTTCATACCGACGCGACCCAGGCAGTCGGAAAGATCGAGACGGATCTCTCGGTGGTTCCGTGTGATTACCTTTCGATGTCCGCGCACAAGTGTTATGGGCCGAAGGGGGTGGGAGCGTTGGTGGCTCGGAAACCGATGCGACTCACCGCGATGATGGAAGGGGGCGGGCAGGAGCGGAAGCTCAGATCGGGCACGCTGAACGTTCCGGGGATCGTCGGAATGGCAGCCGCGCTCGACTTGCGGAAGCAGCGGATGACGAGCGAGGCGGAGAAGCTTCGAGAGCTGAGGGACGCGCTCGTCGACTGCCTCGACAGCATCGGCGGCGTCTCCATCAACGGTCCCGCCGACGAGGACCATCGGCTTCCCGGCAACCTCAGTTTCACCCTCGAGCGGGTGGACGCCGAGGCTTTCATCATGGCGATGGAGAAGTTCGCATTATCGACGGGCTCGGCGTGCAGTTCGGGCGACCGGCAGCCCTCTCACGTGCTTCGCGCGATCGGACTCGACGACCGGGCGGCGCTCAGTACCATCCGCGTCG
- the pcnB gene encoding polynucleotide adenylyltransferase PcnB, with the protein MTDVERAGRERTRDSDPERVLPREEHGISRKAIPESVLKVLYRLHRSGHRAYLCGGSVRDLLLGRVPKDFDVVTDARPQELRRLFRNSRIIGRRFRLVHILFQDMVVEVATFRREPEANPAEGEVLVRSDNVFGSPQQDARRRDFTVNGLFYDIADYRVLDYVDGVADLEARLIRVIGDPDLRFREDPVRMLRAIEFAARLDFEIEAATFDAIVEHREEILKASPARVTDELLELLRRGFALESIHLLDDTQVLRSLIPEVSELLESGRGAYFWKMLEVLDRTTRAGKVLQDTMLLSVVAMPTVVEAVFELETARRERMQPLEVLPFIRERIELLMRRLVIPAWMRHEIEQNLELVWRFQEPPSDNRRDLRLMLRDRSSDALALFELYAISSGRHADAFTEWHALARRVRAGERPARRRARRRRRR; encoded by the coding sequence GTGACCGACGTCGAGCGGGCCGGCAGGGAGCGAACTCGCGATTCCGATCCGGAACGCGTCCTTCCCCGGGAGGAGCACGGAATCTCCCGAAAGGCGATTCCCGAAAGCGTTCTGAAGGTTCTCTATCGGCTCCACCGCAGCGGCCACCGGGCGTACCTGTGCGGCGGAAGCGTCCGCGATCTGCTTCTGGGACGTGTTCCGAAGGACTTCGATGTCGTGACCGACGCGCGGCCGCAGGAACTGCGAAGGTTGTTTCGAAACAGCCGCATCATCGGTCGCCGGTTTCGCCTGGTCCACATCCTCTTTCAGGACATGGTGGTCGAGGTCGCCACGTTCCGACGGGAGCCGGAAGCCAATCCGGCCGAGGGCGAAGTGCTCGTGCGCAGCGACAACGTTTTCGGCAGTCCGCAGCAGGATGCTCGTCGTCGGGATTTCACGGTCAACGGTCTGTTCTACGACATTGCCGATTACCGTGTTCTCGACTACGTGGACGGAGTCGCGGACCTCGAAGCGAGGCTGATCCGCGTGATCGGGGATCCCGACCTCCGCTTTCGCGAAGACCCCGTGAGAATGTTGCGCGCGATCGAGTTCGCGGCACGGCTCGACTTCGAGATCGAAGCGGCCACCTTCGACGCAATCGTCGAGCACCGGGAGGAGATCCTCAAAGCCTCGCCGGCGCGAGTGACCGACGAGTTGCTCGAGCTCCTCAGGCGAGGTTTTGCGCTCGAGTCGATTCATCTTCTCGACGACACCCAGGTGCTGCGATCTCTCATTCCGGAGGTGTCGGAGCTTCTCGAGAGCGGGCGCGGGGCCTATTTCTGGAAGATGCTCGAGGTTCTGGACCGCACCACCCGCGCCGGAAAGGTGCTTCAGGACACGATGCTTCTGAGTGTCGTGGCGATGCCGACGGTCGTGGAGGCGGTGTTCGAGCTCGAGACCGCGAGGCGGGAGAGGATGCAACCGCTCGAAGTTCTTCCATTCATTCGTGAACGGATCGAACTGCTGATGCGGAGGCTCGTCATCCCTGCCTGGATGCGACATGAGATCGAGCAGAATCTGGAGCTCGTCTGGCGCTTTCAGGAGCCACCCTCGGACAACCGTCGCGATCTGAGACTCATGCTGCGGGATCGAAGCTCGGATGCGCTGGCGCTGTTCGAGCTCTATGCGATTTCATCCGGCAGACACGCCGATGCGTTCACCGAATGGCATGCTCTCGCCAGGCGAGTCAGGGCGGGTGAACGCCCCGCTCGCCGCAGAGCAAGAAGAAGACGCCGCCGCTGA
- a CDS encoding calcium/sodium antiporter translates to MTIVLFVVGLVLLVGGAELLVSGSSRLAARVGISPLVIGLTLVAFGTSAPEMAVSVVSALGGEAGADVAIGNVVGSNIFNVLLILGVSAVITPLVVSRQIIRIDVPIMIAASVLLLLITMDGKVGRGDGAILFTGILVYTVVAIVRGRRDSRIDRDALDALAEPVDGRTHPVWLNIVFVVAGLGLLVIGSRWLVDGAISIATSLGVSELVIGLTIVAGGTSLPEVATSIMASIRGERDIAVGNVVGSNIFNLLAVLGLASIVAPDGIAVSAYALQFDIPIMIAVAVACLPIFFTGSTIARWEGFVFLGYYVAYTAFLLMNSTRHPATDELRFVMLAFVVPLTVLTLIVTTLRQWRKPGEA, encoded by the coding sequence ATGACGATCGTGCTCTTCGTGGTCGGGCTGGTCCTGCTCGTGGGCGGAGCCGAGCTGCTGGTGAGCGGTTCCTCCAGGCTCGCGGCAAGGGTGGGGATCTCGCCGCTGGTCATCGGCCTGACGCTCGTCGCGTTCGGCACGAGTGCGCCGGAGATGGCCGTGAGTGTCGTGTCGGCGCTCGGCGGAGAGGCGGGGGCGGATGTCGCCATCGGAAATGTGGTCGGCAGCAACATTTTCAACGTGCTCCTGATCCTCGGGGTGTCGGCGGTGATCACTCCGCTGGTGGTTTCCAGGCAGATCATCCGGATCGATGTCCCGATCATGATCGCTGCTTCGGTCCTGCTGCTCCTGATCACGATGGACGGAAAGGTCGGTCGTGGCGACGGAGCGATCCTCTTCACCGGAATTCTCGTTTATACAGTCGTCGCGATCGTGAGAGGGCGGCGGGATTCGCGCATCGATCGGGATGCACTCGATGCCCTTGCGGAACCGGTCGATGGGCGGACGCATCCGGTCTGGCTGAATATCGTGTTCGTCGTCGCCGGGCTCGGTCTGCTCGTCATCGGGTCGCGGTGGCTCGTCGACGGCGCGATCTCGATCGCGACCTCGCTCGGGGTGAGCGAGCTCGTCATCGGTCTGACCATCGTCGCGGGAGGAACGTCGCTGCCGGAAGTGGCAACGTCGATCATGGCGAGCATTCGGGGTGAGCGCGACATCGCGGTCGGCAACGTCGTCGGAAGCAACATCTTCAACCTTCTCGCGGTGCTCGGTCTCGCTTCGATCGTCGCGCCCGATGGCATCGCTGTTTCGGCGTACGCCCTTCAGTTCGACATTCCGATCATGATCGCGGTCGCGGTCGCATGCCTCCCGATCTTCTTCACTGGGTCGACGATCGCCCGATGGGAGGGCTTCGTGTTTCTCGGGTACTACGTCGCCTACACGGCATTCCTCCTCATGAACAGTACGCGTCACCCGGCGACCGACGAGCTTCGTTTCGTGATGCTGGCTTTCGTCGTCCCGCTGACCGTTCTGACCCTGATCGTGACGACGCTGCGCCAATGGAGGAAGCCGGGAGAAGCCTGA
- a CDS encoding MBL fold metallo-hydrolase: MIFKQHYLGCLAHASYMIASEGVAAVVDPRRDVDEYIEEAEELEAEIRYVVETHLHADFVSGHAELARRTGAEILIGERAGAEFPHRAVRDGDELRLGNVTMRALETPGHTPEGISWLLLDERGEPVKVLTGDTLFIGDVGRPDLAGGKGHTPEEMAGMLYDSLHEKLMTLPDSVEVWPAHGAGSACGKNISKERFSTIGVQKATNYALRIESREEFIRTVAADLPRAPRYFSMDAEINRVGARDLGEIPIRALDPEEAARLIANGATPLDTRRQAEFGSGHLPGSVNIGLKGEYASWAGSLLDPTTPIVLIVDADDAAQEATMRLARVGLENVVGYLKGGVEAWTASGRDVETLPQRSVDELENRLAGEARLRVVDVRGPGEYASGHVPGAISVPLPEIRSRLDEIPRDGEIAVICEGGYRSSAAASILRSQGFSHLFNVEGGTSAWRKAGMEVER; encoded by the coding sequence ATGATCTTCAAGCAACACTACCTCGGCTGTCTGGCACACGCTTCGTACATGATCGCCAGTGAAGGCGTTGCCGCCGTCGTCGACCCCAGAAGAGATGTCGATGAGTACATTGAGGAGGCCGAGGAGCTCGAGGCAGAGATCCGGTATGTCGTCGAGACGCACCTTCATGCCGATTTCGTCAGCGGCCATGCCGAGCTGGCGCGGCGAACGGGGGCCGAGATCCTGATCGGCGAAAGAGCCGGAGCCGAATTTCCGCATCGCGCCGTGCGCGACGGCGACGAGCTCCGGCTCGGAAATGTGACGATGCGCGCGCTGGAGACGCCGGGGCACACGCCTGAGGGGATCTCCTGGCTGCTGCTCGACGAACGCGGTGAGCCCGTGAAAGTCCTCACTGGCGATACGCTCTTCATCGGCGATGTCGGCCGGCCGGATCTCGCCGGAGGCAAAGGGCATACCCCCGAGGAGATGGCGGGAATGCTCTACGACTCCCTCCACGAGAAGCTGATGACTCTGCCCGACTCGGTGGAAGTGTGGCCGGCTCACGGAGCGGGATCGGCGTGCGGAAAGAACATCTCGAAGGAGCGCTTCTCGACGATCGGCGTTCAGAAGGCGACGAATTATGCGCTTCGAATCGAATCGCGAGAGGAGTTCATCCGGACCGTCGCAGCCGATCTTCCTCGCGCCCCTCGATATTTCTCGATGGATGCCGAGATCAATCGCGTGGGAGCGCGGGACCTCGGAGAGATCCCGATCCGTGCGCTCGATCCCGAAGAAGCGGCGAGGCTCATCGCGAACGGAGCGACTCCGCTCGATACACGAAGGCAGGCCGAGTTCGGCTCGGGACACCTCCCCGGATCGGTCAACATCGGCCTCAAGGGCGAGTACGCCTCATGGGCGGGGTCGTTGCTCGATCCGACGACGCCGATCGTGCTCATTGTCGATGCCGACGACGCAGCTCAGGAAGCGACGATGCGACTCGCGCGTGTCGGCCTCGAGAATGTCGTCGGGTATCTGAAGGGTGGCGTCGAAGCCTGGACGGCTTCCGGAAGAGATGTCGAGACCCTGCCCCAGAGAAGCGTCGACGAGCTCGAGAATCGGCTCGCCGGAGAAGCGCGTCTCAGAGTCGTCGACGTGCGAGGCCCGGGGGAGTACGCATCGGGACACGTCCCGGGGGCGATCAGTGTGCCGCTTCCCGAGATCCGGTCGCGGCTCGACGAGATTCCACGCGATGGCGAGATCGCGGTGATCTGCGAGGGCGGCTACAGGTCCTCCGCGGCCGCGAGCATTTTGAGATCGCAGGGGTTCAGTCATCTCTTCAATGTCGAAGGAGGAACCTCGGCGTGGCGAAAAGCGGGGATGGAAGTAGAGCGTTGA
- a CDS encoding BamA/TamA family outer membrane protein — MKHAIRLLALLIIVTSTVHLQAQYFGRNKVQYEQFEFKVLKTDHFDIYYYFDDEQTVEDIARQAERWYDRLSTLFEHELPRKPIVIYADHPDFQQTTTTGGLIGEGTGGFTDSFKNRIVMPLTGSYADNDHVLGHEMVHVFQYDIAQTISRSGTGGRFQLQQLPLWMIEGLAEYLSQGRIDAQTAMWMRDAVAQDDLPDFTTLSRDLRYTPYQYGQAVWAYVAGRWGDRAAVQTFIASGVLGPEAGFSRVLDMTPDELFEAWHAATREAFAPVISARFPPGYTSRPLLTSEITGGRVNIAPSISPDGSQVAFLSTRDLFSLDLFLADARTGEVSRKLISADADPHFDALRFIDSSGTWSPDGRKFALSVFEDGNNTIAILDVESRAVERRIRVGSVGSISNPAWSPDGETIAFSGMRGGISDLYLLDLESNNVTQLTNDRYADLQPAWAPNGRMIAFVTDRGPGTDLGDLDYHQMRLAIYDLDSNNVQVVSLFNETRHSNPQFSPNGSEIFFIADPDGVANVYVYDLGTGSVGQLTNVQTGVTGITDLSPAISVAASTGDLMYSVLEDARWNIYGIQRDELRRTSIAQNISGRAEASEILPPVEAIGDTAVASYLSRPTRGLPSEDVDYAVGRYFPKLSLDYIGPPAIGLTSDEFGTGLSGAISAYFSDVLGQHQLGVALQTGNTSSSEGTSFAEQIGGQLFYLNQSHRFNWGTVLMHVPYVDQFTTGVDRNVDLGGGVRGDVVQQLRRIVTIDELSLIAQYPFTQTRRFETEVGYTRYQDSRDLIEYTLVGGRIADIQVVDSAEIDPLDYYHGSIALVGDSSAFGFVSPVRGTRYRLEAEVNEGDINFTTGLADYRRYVFFRPVTFAVRAIHFGRYGDGAEDNRLSDLYLGRTSLVRGYDDFSASECTFSPANPEICPEFERLLGSKIGVVNLEVRAPLFGNEEFGLFQVEFLPTEMYAFADGGVAWTEDESPTFRFDQDSLERIPVFSAGVGLRMVLGGYLPLNFYYAFPFQRPAEEGGKFGFAIQVGW, encoded by the coding sequence ATGAAACACGCAATTCGCCTGCTTGCGCTTCTGATCATCGTCACCTCGACCGTTCATCTTCAGGCACAGTATTTCGGTCGCAACAAGGTTCAGTACGAGCAATTCGAGTTCAAGGTCCTGAAAACGGACCACTTCGACATTTACTACTACTTCGATGACGAGCAGACGGTGGAGGACATCGCGCGCCAGGCGGAACGCTGGTACGACCGGCTCTCGACGCTGTTCGAGCACGAGCTTCCGCGGAAGCCGATCGTCATTTACGCCGACCACCCCGACTTTCAGCAGACGACGACCACCGGCGGGCTGATCGGCGAAGGAACGGGCGGGTTCACCGACTCGTTCAAAAACCGGATCGTCATGCCGCTCACGGGCAGCTACGCCGACAACGACCACGTGCTCGGGCATGAAATGGTCCACGTGTTCCAGTACGACATCGCCCAGACGATCTCACGCTCCGGAACGGGGGGGCGCTTCCAGCTGCAGCAGCTGCCGCTCTGGATGATCGAAGGGCTCGCGGAGTATCTCTCTCAGGGCCGGATCGACGCTCAGACGGCGATGTGGATGCGCGACGCGGTAGCCCAGGACGATCTGCCGGACTTCACTACTCTTTCCCGAGACCTTCGTTACACTCCGTATCAGTACGGACAAGCCGTCTGGGCTTATGTGGCCGGTCGCTGGGGCGATCGCGCGGCGGTTCAGACATTCATCGCGTCGGGCGTACTCGGTCCCGAGGCTGGTTTCAGCCGGGTTCTCGACATGACACCCGATGAGCTGTTCGAAGCGTGGCATGCGGCAACGCGGGAAGCGTTCGCGCCGGTCATTTCGGCGAGATTCCCTCCCGGTTACACCTCGCGCCCGCTTCTGACTTCCGAGATCACCGGCGGACGCGTCAACATCGCTCCGTCAATCAGCCCGGACGGGAGTCAGGTCGCTTTTCTTTCGACGCGCGACCTCTTCTCTCTCGACCTCTTTCTCGCTGACGCCCGGACCGGGGAAGTCTCGCGGAAACTGATCAGCGCGGACGCCGACCCACACTTCGATGCTCTCCGCTTCATTGATTCCTCCGGAACATGGTCACCAGACGGCCGGAAGTTCGCCCTTTCGGTTTTCGAGGACGGCAACAACACGATCGCCATCCTCGACGTCGAGTCTCGCGCGGTCGAGCGGCGGATCAGGGTAGGGTCGGTAGGCTCGATCTCCAATCCGGCATGGTCACCCGATGGAGAGACGATTGCGTTTTCCGGGATGCGGGGAGGAATCAGCGACCTCTATCTTCTCGACCTCGAGTCCAACAATGTCACCCAGCTGACCAACGATCGATATGCCGACCTTCAGCCAGCGTGGGCGCCGAATGGGCGCATGATCGCCTTCGTCACCGATCGAGGGCCGGGCACCGATCTCGGTGACCTCGATTACCACCAGATGAGGCTCGCGATCTACGACCTCGACTCGAACAACGTGCAGGTCGTCTCGCTCTTCAACGAGACGCGCCATTCGAACCCGCAGTTTTCCCCCAACGGTTCAGAAATTTTCTTCATCGCCGATCCCGACGGCGTGGCCAACGTATACGTCTACGACCTCGGAACCGGCTCCGTCGGCCAGCTCACCAACGTCCAGACGGGAGTCACTGGAATTACCGACCTCTCCCCCGCAATCTCGGTCGCCGCATCGACCGGTGATCTGATGTACTCGGTTCTCGAGGATGCGCGGTGGAACATCTACGGAATCCAGCGAGACGAGCTGCGCAGAACCAGCATTGCTCAGAACATCTCCGGAAGAGCCGAGGCTTCAGAGATCCTTCCGCCAGTGGAAGCCATTGGCGACACTGCGGTCGCGAGCTACCTGTCGCGTCCGACGCGTGGTTTGCCGAGCGAAGACGTCGACTACGCCGTCGGCCGTTACTTCCCTAAACTGAGTCTCGACTACATCGGTCCGCCCGCAATCGGCCTCACCTCCGACGAGTTCGGCACCGGACTTTCCGGAGCGATCAGCGCTTACTTCAGCGACGTTCTGGGCCAGCATCAGCTCGGAGTGGCTCTCCAGACGGGAAACACCTCGTCCTCAGAGGGGACATCCTTCGCCGAACAGATCGGCGGGCAGCTTTTCTATCTCAATCAGTCTCACCGCTTCAACTGGGGCACCGTCCTCATGCACGTCCCATATGTGGATCAGTTCACGACGGGTGTCGACAGGAACGTCGATCTCGGAGGCGGAGTGCGAGGGGATGTCGTTCAGCAGCTTCGGAGAATCGTCACGATCGACGAGCTGTCTCTGATCGCGCAATACCCCTTCACGCAGACGAGACGTTTCGAGACCGAAGTGGGGTACACCCGATACCAGGACTCCCGGGATCTGATCGAATACACCCTGGTTGGAGGGCGGATCGCCGACATCCAGGTCGTCGATTCCGCGGAGATCGATCCACTCGATTACTACCACGGCTCGATTGCCCTGGTCGGCGATTCATCAGCTTTCGGTTTCGTTTCCCCCGTGCGAGGTACTCGGTATCGCCTCGAGGCGGAAGTCAACGAGGGAGACATCAACTTCACGACCGGCCTCGCCGATTACCGTCGCTACGTCTTCTTCCGCCCGGTGACCTTCGCGGTCCGCGCAATCCACTTCGGCCGGTACGGTGACGGCGCCGAGGACAACCGGCTGTCGGATCTCTATCTCGGCAGGACGAGCCTGGTCCGCGGCTATGACGACTTCTCGGCCAGCGAATGCACCTTCTCGCCGGCGAATCCCGAGATCTGTCCGGAGTTCGAGCGGCTGCTCGGCAGCAAGATCGGCGTGGTCAACCTCGAGGTCCGAGCGCCTCTGTTCGGCAACGAGGAGTTCGGTCTGTTTCAGGTCGAGTTCCTTCCGACCGAGATGTACGCCTTCGCCGACGGGGGTGTCGCATGGACGGAAGACGAATCACCGACGTTCAGGTTCGATCAGGATTCGCTCGAGCGCATCCCGGTCTTCAGTGCCGGAGTTGGCCTTCGGATGGTTCTCGGTGGCTATCTCCCGCTCAACTTCTACTACGCATTCCCGTTCCAGCGGCCTGCGGAAGAAGGTGGCAAATTCGGCTTCGCGATTCAGGTCGGATGGTAA